A genomic region of Trichothermofontia sichuanensis B231 contains the following coding sequences:
- a CDS encoding class I SAM-dependent methyltransferase, giving the protein MERTLEPEVMDTWAEAIAYDAMDFTAVNTDFAELAIALGPPDTWQDPVKVLDLGTGTARIPILIAQRRPQWQIVAIDLSESMLKVGASNVQAAGCQAQILLEWVDAKQLPYNDAQFDLVIANSIVHHLPDPLPCLRELQRVLKPGGGILLRDLLRPADRETVAALVARIGPEYDAHQAQLFHDSLCAAFTLAEVEAMVQTVGLANVQVYQSSDRHWTIARPWSPEPGGI; this is encoded by the coding sequence ATGGAGCGGACTTTGGAGCCAGAGGTAATGGATACTTGGGCGGAGGCGATCGCCTATGATGCGATGGATTTCACGGCAGTGAATACAGATTTTGCGGAATTAGCGATCGCCCTGGGTCCCCCAGATACCTGGCAAGACCCCGTGAAGGTTCTGGATCTGGGCACAGGTACGGCTCGGATTCCCATTCTCATTGCCCAGCGGCGTCCTCAATGGCAGATCGTGGCGATCGACCTGTCAGAAAGTATGCTCAAGGTGGGGGCCAGCAATGTGCAGGCAGCCGGCTGTCAGGCCCAAATTTTGCTGGAATGGGTAGACGCGAAGCAATTACCCTACAACGATGCCCAGTTTGATCTGGTGATTGCCAACAGCATTGTCCATCATTTGCCCGATCCCCTGCCCTGCCTGCGTGAGTTACAGCGGGTTTTGAAGCCGGGGGGAGGCATTCTGTTACGGGACTTGTTGCGTCCGGCGGATCGGGAGACGGTGGCGGCATTGGTGGCTCGCATTGGCCCAGAGTATGATGCCCACCAGGCCCAATTGTTTCATGATTCCCTTTGTGCAGCGTTTACGTTGGCAGAAGTTGAGGCCATGGTGCAAACAGTAGGGTTAGCAAATGTGCAGGTTTATCAATCTTCCGATCGTCATTGGACGATCGCCCGTCCGTGGTCGCCTGAGCCAGGGGGAATATAG
- a CDS encoding DUF4347 domain-containing protein: MSLSHITIATSPASSARVLSFDRPARRRVPPHSLVFIDPGVDTYQQLAKGALPGVEVIILDPQEDGIAQISQHLLQQPQRVTSLHLVSHGEPGRIWLGATRLDLQNLMHYARQIHSWSYALADSAEMLIYGCNVARGRRGHLFVQQLSHLTGARVAASLGLTGNADLGGDWELAYRTGPVRSSLAFQSATLADYPGVLATIIDDGDAGFLQVGTWSVATGGFNGDLRSSNAGTSENFVTWTFANLLPGSYRVSATWVPRSGAASNSPFTLTGGAPLTVNVNQQVGPNGQVVEMGTTFQDLLGSYTIAGNSLTVQLANNADGVVIADAVRIDPLNVISTNQPPVNLVPGTQAVRTNTPLLFSPAAGNGISVTDPDAGSNPVLISLIATNGTLTLNGTSGLSFPQNGGDGTNDRSMIFNGSLANVNAALNGLRFDPDPNFSGTATLSIATNDLGNTGTGGPLIDTDLITINVGNLITGPGQPSNPILPPGIDISIPSFNGPFNQILGTNASDTIQGTSGNDEIYGYQGNDFLLGNQGRDRIFGGQDNDTLHGGKGDDTLYGGKQRDRLFGDEGNDVLRGDLDNDVLFGGQGNDTLFGGKENDLLYGDRGNDTLSGDNGNDTLDGSNEKFAGFGEIDVLIGGAGSDLFILGNRRQAYYDDGNPNTPGIDAFARIADFNITEDFIQLRSGLDYYIGSAFNTAAIYIDNDGIPGTSSNDELIAALDNVPVTANITPRFIFV, encoded by the coding sequence ATGTCACTCTCTCACATCACGATCGCGACATCCCCTGCCTCCTCCGCCCGTGTCCTCTCCTTTGATCGACCCGCGCGACGCCGGGTACCGCCCCATAGCCTGGTTTTCATTGATCCAGGCGTTGACACCTATCAGCAATTGGCTAAGGGCGCATTGCCAGGGGTTGAAGTGATCATCCTGGACCCACAAGAGGACGGCATCGCCCAGATCAGCCAACACCTATTACAGCAACCACAACGTGTCACCAGCCTGCATCTCGTCTCCCACGGCGAACCGGGTCGGATCTGGTTAGGCGCTACCCGCTTGGACTTGCAGAATTTGATGCACTATGCGCGTCAAATCCACAGTTGGAGTTATGCCCTAGCGGACTCGGCCGAGATGCTCATCTATGGGTGTAACGTCGCCCGTGGACGGCGGGGGCACCTCTTTGTCCAACAACTGAGTCATCTGACCGGGGCCAGGGTGGCCGCCTCCTTAGGGTTAACCGGCAATGCTGACTTGGGGGGCGATTGGGAATTGGCCTATCGGACGGGGCCAGTGCGATCGTCCTTGGCCTTTCAGTCAGCCACATTGGCTGACTATCCGGGTGTCTTAGCCACCATTATTGATGACGGCGATGCGGGCTTTCTCCAGGTGGGGACTTGGTCAGTCGCCACGGGTGGCTTTAATGGTGACTTGCGGAGTAGCAATGCCGGGACTAGCGAGAACTTTGTGACCTGGACCTTTGCAAACCTATTGCCAGGGTCCTACCGGGTATCAGCAACCTGGGTTCCGCGATCAGGGGCCGCCAGTAACTCACCCTTTACCCTCACGGGGGGGGCACCTTTGACGGTCAACGTCAACCAGCAGGTGGGTCCCAATGGTCAAGTGGTGGAGATGGGGACCACTTTCCAGGATTTATTAGGGTCCTACACGATCGCGGGCAACAGCCTGACCGTCCAGTTAGCCAATAATGCCGATGGCGTTGTCATTGCGGATGCCGTGCGCATTGATCCCCTGAATGTAATCAGCACGAATCAACCCCCCGTTAATCTTGTGCCAGGGACGCAGGCGGTTCGCACCAATACACCGTTGCTCTTCTCACCTGCCGCCGGCAATGGGATTAGCGTCACCGATCCCGATGCGGGCAGTAATCCGGTGTTGATTTCCCTGATTGCCACGAATGGCACGCTGACGTTAAACGGCACCAGTGGGCTATCCTTCCCACAGAACGGTGGTGATGGCACCAACGATCGCAGCATGATCTTTAACGGCAGCCTCGCCAACGTCAATGCCGCCCTGAATGGTCTGCGCTTTGATCCCGATCCCAACTTTAGTGGCACAGCAACCCTTTCGATCGCCACCAATGACCTGGGTAATACCGGGACTGGCGGCCCCTTAATTGACACTGACCTCATTACCATTAATGTGGGTAATTTGATTACCGGCCCAGGACAGCCGAGCAACCCCATTTTGCCGCCCGGTATCGATATCAGTATTCCCAGTTTTAATGGCCCCTTTAATCAGATCCTGGGGACCAACGCCAGTGACACGATCCAGGGGACCAGTGGGAATGATGAGATTTATGGGTATCAGGGGAATGATTTCCTGTTAGGGAACCAGGGACGCGATCGCATCTTTGGCGGTCAAGATAACGACACCCTGCACGGCGGTAAGGGAGACGATACGTTATATGGTGGCAAACAGCGTGATCGTCTGTTTGGGGACGAGGGGAACGATGTGCTACGGGGTGATCTGGATAATGATGTCCTTTTTGGCGGCCAGGGCAACGATACCCTGTTTGGTGGTAAGGAGAATGATCTCCTCTATGGCGATCGGGGTAACGACACCCTCAGTGGCGATAATGGCAACGACACGCTAGATGGGAGTAATGAGAAATTTGCTGGTTTTGGCGAGATTGATGTGTTGATTGGCGGGGCAGGCTCCGACTTATTTATTCTGGGCAATCGCCGTCAGGCATACTACGACGATGGTAATCCCAATACCCCAGGGATTGATGCCTTCGCCCGCATTGCTGATTTTAATATTACCGAGGACTTTATCCAACTCAGGAGCGGTCTCGATTACTACATTGGGTCTGCCTTCAATACGGCTGCTATCTACATTGATAATGATGGGATACCGGGCACCAGCAGTAATGATGAGCTAATCGCTGCCCTCGATAATGTTCCAGTCACCGCGAATATTACCCCTCGCTTTATCTTTGTCTAG
- a CDS encoding isoaspartyl peptidase/L-asparaginase produces MQPKLIIHGGAGSSLKGKGGVEAVRRSLLSILETVYSSLLAGQSAQDAVVQGCQLLEDDPRFNAGTGSVLQSDGQIRMSASLMVGTTQRFSGVINVMRVKNPIQLAAFLQQQPDRILSDVGALELVRELQLPPYQPLTEQRLQEWLQDRQNNFQRSMADVVAAGETTPEGRYGTIGVVALDQAGRIAAGTSTGGKGFERIGRVSDSAMPAGNYATAHAGVSCTGIGEDIVDEALAARIVVRVTDGLSLYDAFDRSFQEAQHRQRDLGAIGLDATGNIAWGKTSEVLLAAYHTGERMGDTLEWHGDARVGHP; encoded by the coding sequence ATGCAACCCAAGTTAATCATTCATGGCGGTGCGGGCAGTTCCCTTAAGGGCAAGGGTGGCGTCGAGGCGGTGCGACGATCGCTCTTGAGTATCCTGGAAACCGTTTACAGTTCCCTATTAGCGGGCCAAAGCGCCCAGGATGCCGTGGTTCAGGGCTGTCAACTGCTGGAGGATGATCCCCGCTTTAATGCCGGGACGGGATCGGTGTTGCAGTCGGATGGCCAGATTCGCATGAGTGCCTCACTGATGGTGGGGACGACCCAACGATTTAGCGGTGTCATTAACGTCATGCGGGTGAAAAATCCGATTCAACTGGCAGCCTTTTTACAACAGCAGCCCGACCGGATTCTGTCGGATGTAGGTGCCCTGGAGTTAGTGCGTGAGTTGCAGCTACCCCCCTATCAGCCCCTCACGGAACAACGCCTCCAGGAATGGCTCCAGGATCGGCAGAATAACTTCCAACGATCGATGGCAGATGTAGTCGCAGCAGGCGAAACAACCCCAGAGGGACGCTATGGCACGATCGGTGTAGTTGCCCTGGATCAAGCCGGACGCATCGCTGCCGGAACCTCTACAGGCGGTAAAGGCTTTGAGCGCATTGGCCGCGTCAGTGATTCCGCCATGCCTGCTGGCAACTATGCTACGGCCCACGCCGGCGTTAGCTGTACGGGAATTGGGGAAGACATTGTCGATGAAGCCCTCGCCGCCCGCATTGTCGTGCGGGTCACCGACGGTCTGTCCCTATACGACGCTTTTGATCGCTCCTTCCAGGAAGCCCAACATCGCCAACGGGACCTCGGCGCGATCGGTCTCGATGCCACCGGAAATATCGCCTGGGGTAAAACCAGTGAAGTCCTCCTGGCGGCTTACCACACCGGCGAACGCATGGGCGATACCCTGGAGTGGCACGGCGATGCCCGCGTAGGCCACCCCTAA
- the ilvA gene encoding threonine ammonia-lyase, biosynthetic codes for MYCDYLVQILTARVYDVAQETPLEVAPNLSARLNNKLLLKREDMQSVFSFKLRGAYNKMVQLPPDRLAQGVIAASAGNHAQGVALAARHLGTRAIIVMPVTTPQVKIDAVRARGGVVVLEGDTYDDACAHARQLAAEKALTFIHPFDDPDVIAGQGTIGMEILRQYQQSIHAVFVAIGGGGLIAGIGAYIKRLRPEIKIIGVEPVDADAMARSLQAGERVHLSQVGLFADGVAVRQVGEETFRLCQQYVDEVILVDTDATCAAIKDVFEDTRSILEPAGALAIAGAKAYVEREAIQGQTLVAVASGANMNFDRLRFVAERAELGEQREAIFAVTIPEGPGSLRQFCQCIGRRNLTEFNYRIADRQEAHIFVGLQIKDRLDAANMAQKFETCGFRTLDLTDDELTKLHLRHMVGGHSPLAHDELLYRFEFPERPGALMKFVTSMSPNWNISLFHYRNNGADYGRIVVGMQVPSHEMPEWQTFLDSLGYRYWDESQNPAYKLFLG; via the coding sequence ATGTATTGCGACTATCTGGTCCAAATCCTCACCGCCCGCGTCTACGATGTGGCCCAGGAAACCCCCCTGGAAGTCGCCCCAAACCTATCAGCCCGCCTTAACAATAAACTCCTGCTCAAACGGGAAGACATGCAATCGGTCTTTTCGTTTAAGCTCCGGGGAGCCTACAACAAAATGGTACAACTCCCCCCCGATCGCTTGGCCCAGGGAGTAATTGCCGCCTCTGCGGGGAACCATGCCCAGGGGGTTGCCCTGGCCGCCCGTCACCTGGGAACCCGTGCGATTATCGTCATGCCCGTTACTACGCCCCAAGTCAAAATTGATGCGGTACGTGCCCGGGGCGGGGTGGTGGTTCTCGAAGGCGATACCTACGACGATGCCTGTGCCCATGCCCGCCAGTTAGCCGCCGAGAAAGCCTTAACCTTTATCCATCCCTTCGATGATCCGGATGTAATTGCCGGACAGGGGACAATCGGCATGGAAATCCTGCGCCAATACCAGCAGTCCATCCATGCCGTCTTTGTGGCGATCGGCGGCGGTGGCCTCATCGCGGGCATTGGCGCCTATATCAAACGACTGCGACCAGAGATCAAAATCATTGGCGTGGAACCAGTAGACGCCGATGCCATGGCCCGATCACTCCAGGCTGGAGAGCGAGTCCACCTGTCCCAAGTCGGGTTGTTTGCCGATGGGGTAGCCGTGCGGCAGGTGGGGGAAGAAACCTTTCGTCTGTGTCAGCAATACGTGGATGAGGTGATCCTGGTAGATACCGATGCCACCTGCGCGGCGATTAAGGATGTGTTTGAAGACACGCGATCGATTTTAGAACCCGCCGGCGCACTGGCGATCGCAGGGGCAAAAGCCTACGTGGAACGGGAAGCCATCCAGGGACAAACCCTGGTCGCCGTAGCCAGTGGGGCCAACATGAACTTCGATCGCCTGCGGTTTGTCGCGGAACGGGCCGAGCTAGGGGAACAACGGGAAGCCATTTTTGCCGTGACCATCCCCGAAGGCCCTGGTAGCCTGCGCCAGTTTTGCCAGTGCATTGGGCGACGCAACCTGACCGAGTTTAACTATCGCATCGCCGATCGCCAGGAAGCCCATATTTTCGTAGGTCTGCAAATCAAAGACCGGCTGGATGCGGCCAATATGGCCCAAAAGTTTGAGACCTGTGGGTTTCGGACACTGGACTTGACCGATGACGAACTGACCAAACTCCACCTGCGCCACATGGTCGGTGGCCACTCCCCCCTTGCCCACGATGAATTGCTCTATCGGTTCGAGTTTCCCGAACGTCCCGGTGCCCTGATGAAGTTTGTCACCTCCATGAGTCCGAATTGGAATATTAGCCTGTTCCACTATCGCAATAACGGAGCGGACTATGGCCGGATTGTCGTCGGGATGCAGGTCCCTAGCCACGAGATGCCAGAGTGGCAAACTTTTCTGGACAGCTTGGGCTACCGCTACTGGGACGAAAGCCAGAATCCAGCGTACAAACTCTTCCTGGGGTAA
- a CDS encoding RNA recognition motif domain-containing protein, protein MSIYIGNLPYQVDEEAVKEVFAEYGTVNRVQLPVDRETGRMRGFGFIEMSSEAEEAAAIDALDGAEWMGRDLKVNKARPREERAPSGNRSGGGGQRRPNGNGGGRRY, encoded by the coding sequence ATGTCGATCTATATTGGTAACCTGCCATATCAGGTAGATGAAGAAGCGGTTAAAGAGGTTTTCGCTGAATACGGAACTGTTAACCGTGTCCAACTCCCCGTCGATCGAGAAACGGGCCGGATGCGGGGGTTTGGCTTTATCGAGATGTCTTCCGAGGCTGAGGAAGCAGCCGCGATCGACGCCCTGGATGGGGCTGAATGGATGGGTCGTGATCTGAAGGTCAATAAGGCGCGTCCTCGTGAAGAGCGGGCACCCTCCGGTAATCGGAGCGGGGGGGGCGGTCAGCGTCGCCCTAATGGTAACGGCGGTGGGCGTCGTTACTAA
- the rpsU gene encoding 30S ribosomal protein S21 — MAQVILGENEGIESALRRFKRQVSKADIFADMKKNRHFETPLQKAKRKALARRKKRRFRSTSRNRDQV, encoded by the coding sequence ATGGCGCAAGTGATTTTGGGTGAGAACGAAGGCATTGAATCGGCCTTACGTCGCTTCAAACGCCAGGTTTCCAAGGCCGATATTTTTGCCGATATGAAGAAGAATCGGCACTTTGAAACACCGCTACAAAAGGCAAAGCGCAAAGCCCTCGCCCGCCGGAAGAAGCGTCGTTTCCGCTCCACCTCCCGCAACCGCGATCAAGTCTAA
- a CDS encoding DUF2973 domain-containing protein translates to MLHLIYILAFTILALIAIVNLFRNLLTLNVAEARRTHSHLGYPFAETGANQPAKPTPHPELLDESGRVVNEPLLVMRSLSVDDARERLDALYYSSPDIRNETTEEGNG, encoded by the coding sequence ATGTTACACCTCATCTATATCCTGGCATTTACTATCTTGGCCTTGATCGCGATCGTCAACCTGTTCCGTAATCTCTTAACCCTGAATGTAGCTGAGGCCCGTCGCACCCACTCCCACTTGGGTTATCCGTTTGCCGAGACCGGCGCAAACCAGCCGGCAAAACCCACTCCCCATCCCGAACTCCTGGATGAATCGGGCCGTGTGGTCAATGAACCTTTGTTAGTGATGCGATCACTGTCGGTAGATGACGCACGCGAACGTCTGGATGCCCTCTACTATAGTTCCCCGGACATTCGTAACGAAACCACTGAAGAAGGCAATGGGTAA
- a CDS encoding DUF2605 domain-containing protein has product MTMFKSGLPDPDLLKTVLEPLLNDFQDWFARSQTLLETEEIPFLEAAAQADLLNRVKQAQREVSTAKSLFLATEGTVGVEMAVLVPWHQLLMECWRVAARFRAEQAANFPAGA; this is encoded by the coding sequence ATGACCATGTTTAAATCTGGCTTGCCCGATCCCGATCTCCTGAAGACGGTTTTAGAACCCCTGTTGAATGATTTCCAGGACTGGTTTGCCCGATCGCAGACGTTACTGGAGACTGAAGAGATTCCTTTTTTGGAAGCGGCGGCCCAGGCTGATCTCCTGAATCGAGTTAAACAGGCCCAGCGCGAGGTCAGTACGGCTAAATCCCTTTTCCTGGCAACCGAGGGAACGGTGGGCGTAGAGATGGCCGTGTTAGTGCCCTGGCATCAACTGTTGATGGAATGTTGGCGGGTTGCGGCTCGTTTCCGGGCAGAGCAGGCCGCGAATTTTCCTGCTGGGGCCTAG
- the thrS gene encoding threonine--tRNA ligase → MSSSESLSPLEPSADAQPAKVHLPRTSESEELKKIRHTTSHVMAMAVQKLFPKAQVTIGPWTETGFYYDFDTPEPFSEADLKAIKKEMDRIIKKKLPVIREEVTREEAQRRITAIGEPYKLEILEGIQEPITIYHLGKEWWDLCAGPHVDSTGDLNPKAIALESVAGAYWRGDETKAQLQRIYGTAWQTPEQLAEYQRRKQEALRRDHRKLGRELGLFIFADQVGPGLPLWTPKGTVLRSTLEDFLKQEQIKRGYLPVVTPHVGRVELFKTSGHWQKYRDDLFPMMGANEEEGFVLKAMNCPFHVQIYKSSLRSYRELPLRLAEFGTVYRYEQSGELGGLTRVRGFTQDDAHLFVTPEQLEDEFLKVVDLIQTVFSALHLTNFKARLSFRDPHSDKYIGSDEAWNKAENAIRHAVQTLDMEHFEGIGEAAFYGPKLDFMVQDALEREWQLGTVQVDYNLPERFDLEYVAEDGSRQRPVMIHRAPFGSLERLIGILIEEYAGDFPLWLAPLQIRLLPVTDEQLSFCHEVCDRFRSAGIRAEVDTSGERLGKMIRNAEKEKVPVMAVVGAKEREANTLNIRTRAAGELGALPVAEVGDRLQAAIRDRGAF, encoded by the coding sequence ATGTCTAGTTCCGAATCCCTGTCTCCGCTTGAGCCATCGGCTGACGCACAACCCGCTAAGGTCCACTTACCCCGTACCAGCGAGTCGGAGGAGTTGAAGAAAATCCGCCACACGACCTCCCATGTGATGGCGATGGCGGTACAGAAGCTCTTCCCCAAGGCCCAGGTGACGATCGGCCCCTGGACCGAGACTGGGTTTTATTATGACTTCGATACGCCGGAACCCTTTAGTGAGGCGGATCTCAAGGCGATCAAAAAGGAAATGGATCGGATTATCAAAAAAAAGCTGCCGGTGATCCGGGAGGAAGTCACCCGCGAGGAAGCGCAACGGCGGATCACGGCGATCGGTGAACCCTACAAGCTAGAAATTCTGGAGGGTATCCAGGAACCGATCACGATCTACCACTTGGGTAAGGAATGGTGGGATTTGTGTGCAGGTCCCCATGTGGACAGTACGGGTGATTTGAACCCCAAGGCGATCGCCCTGGAGTCCGTGGCCGGCGCTTACTGGCGGGGGGATGAAACTAAGGCCCAGTTGCAACGCATCTACGGGACTGCCTGGCAGACGCCGGAGCAGTTAGCGGAGTACCAACGTCGTAAACAGGAAGCCCTACGCCGCGACCACCGGAAATTGGGGCGGGAGTTGGGGCTGTTTATCTTTGCCGATCAGGTGGGACCGGGCCTGCCCTTGTGGACGCCCAAGGGGACGGTGCTGCGATCGACGCTGGAGGATTTTCTCAAGCAGGAGCAGATCAAGCGGGGCTATTTACCCGTTGTTACTCCCCACGTCGGTCGGGTGGAGCTATTCAAAACCTCTGGCCACTGGCAGAAATACCGGGATGACCTGTTCCCGATGATGGGAGCCAATGAGGAGGAGGGCTTTGTCCTCAAGGCGATGAACTGTCCCTTCCATGTGCAGATTTACAAATCCAGCCTGCGTTCCTACCGGGAATTGCCCCTGCGTTTAGCGGAATTCGGCACAGTCTACCGCTATGAGCAGTCGGGGGAACTGGGGGGGCTGACCCGTGTGCGTGGCTTCACCCAGGATGATGCTCACCTGTTTGTGACGCCGGAGCAGTTGGAGGATGAATTCCTCAAGGTGGTGGACCTGATCCAGACGGTGTTTAGTGCCCTGCACCTGACTAACTTCAAGGCCCGCCTCAGCTTCCGCGATCCCCATTCGGATAAATACATTGGCAGTGACGAAGCCTGGAATAAGGCAGAAAATGCCATCCGCCATGCGGTGCAAACCCTCGATATGGAGCACTTTGAGGGGATTGGGGAAGCGGCGTTCTATGGTCCCAAGCTGGATTTCATGGTCCAGGATGCGTTGGAGCGGGAGTGGCAACTGGGGACGGTGCAGGTGGACTATAACTTGCCGGAGCGGTTTGACCTGGAGTATGTAGCGGAGGATGGCTCGCGCCAACGTCCGGTGATGATCCACCGCGCACCCTTTGGTTCGTTGGAACGTTTGATCGGGATTCTCATCGAGGAATATGCGGGGGACTTCCCCCTCTGGTTAGCGCCGCTGCAAATTCGATTATTGCCAGTGACGGATGAGCAGTTGAGTTTCTGTCACGAGGTGTGCGATCGCTTTCGGAGTGCCGGTATTCGGGCAGAAGTCGATACCAGTGGCGAGCGGCTAGGTAAGATGATCCGCAATGCGGAAAAGGAAAAAGTCCCGGTGATGGCAGTAGTGGGGGCAAAGGAGCGTGAAGCCAATACCCTGAATATCCGCACGCGGGCGGCGGGTGAGTTGGGTGCCCTCCCTGTGGCAGAAGTGGGCGATCGCCTGCAAGCGGCCATTCGCGATCGGGGTGCCTTTTAG
- a CDS encoding NAD-dependent epimerase/dehydratase family protein encodes MKVLVIGGDGYCGWATALYLSNRGYEVGILDSLVRRYWDMQLGVDTLTPILPIQERIQCWQALTGKTIDLFVGDITDYDFLIKSLRAFEPGAIVHFGEQRSAPYSMIDREHAVLTQVNNVVGTLNLLYAMKEDFPDCHLVKLGTMGEYGTPNIDIEEGYITIEHNGRKDTLPYPKQPGSFYHLSKVHDSHNIHFACRIWGLRATDLNQGVVYGVLTEETGMDERLINRLDYDGVFGTALNRFCIQAAIGHPLTVYGKGGQTRGFLDIRDTVRCIEIAIANPAEAGEFRVFNQFTEMFSVGDLARKVQEAGKSLGLKVEIHHLENPRVEKEEHYFNAKNTKLIDLGLHPHYLSDALLDSLLNFAIKYKDRVNQNEILPKVTWRR; translated from the coding sequence ATGAAAGTCTTAGTCATTGGCGGCGATGGGTATTGTGGGTGGGCCACTGCGCTGTATCTCTCGAATCGAGGCTATGAAGTGGGCATTCTGGATAGCCTGGTGCGGCGCTACTGGGATATGCAGTTAGGCGTTGATACCCTCACCCCGATCCTGCCGATTCAAGAGCGGATTCAGTGCTGGCAAGCATTGACTGGCAAGACGATCGATCTCTTTGTCGGTGATATCACTGATTATGATTTCCTGATCAAGTCGCTGCGGGCCTTTGAACCGGGGGCGATCGTTCACTTTGGTGAACAGCGATCGGCCCCCTATTCGATGATCGATCGTGAACATGCCGTCCTCACCCAGGTTAATAATGTCGTTGGGACCCTTAATCTCCTCTACGCGATGAAGGAAGATTTCCCCGACTGCCACCTAGTGAAGCTAGGTACGATGGGTGAATACGGTACCCCCAACATCGACATTGAAGAGGGCTACATCACGATCGAGCACAACGGTCGCAAGGACACCCTGCCCTATCCCAAACAACCGGGCAGCTTTTACCACCTCAGCAAGGTCCACGACTCCCACAATATCCACTTTGCCTGCAGGATCTGGGGGCTGCGTGCTACCGATCTCAACCAGGGTGTGGTCTATGGCGTGCTGACCGAAGAAACGGGGATGGATGAGCGCCTGATCAATCGCCTAGACTATGACGGGGTTTTTGGGACTGCATTGAATCGGTTCTGCATCCAGGCCGCGATCGGGCACCCCTTGACGGTCTATGGCAAGGGCGGGCAAACGCGTGGGTTCCTGGATATTCGCGATACGGTGCGGTGTATAGAAATCGCGATCGCCAATCCGGCAGAGGCTGGCGAATTCCGGGTGTTCAACCAATTTACGGAAATGTTCAGCGTCGGTGATCTGGCACGGAAGGTGCAGGAAGCTGGGAAATCCCTAGGCTTAAAGGTAGAGATTCATCACCTGGAAAACCCCCGTGTCGAGAAGGAAGAGCACTACTTCAACGCCAAAAACACCAAACTGATCGACCTGGGTTTGCATCCTCATTACCTCTCGGATGCCCTCTTGGATTCCTTGTTAAACTTCGCCATCAAATACAAGGATCGCGTCAACCAGAATGAAATCCTTCCCAAGGTAACCTGGCGGCGTTAG
- a CDS encoding glycosyltransferase family 4 protein: MRIALFTETFLPKIDGIVTRLKHTVDHLQRLGNEVLVFCPEGGLTEYKGAKIYGVPGMPLPWYPELKMAFPRPSLGQALADFQPDIVHVVNPAILGLGGVYYAKALKIPLLASYHTHLPKYLHHYGWGMLEGVLWELLRACHNQAELNLCTSNAMIAELRSHGIERLALWQRGVDTELFRPELASRAMRDRLSQGHPDAPLLLYVGRLGAEKEIDRIKPILQAIPDARLALVGDGPYREELKAHFADTPTHFVGYLVGEELGSAFASADAFIFPSRTETLGLVLLEAMAAGCPVIAAAAGGILDIVTDGVNGYLFDPNDEQGAIVATQRLLNQGAEREMLRRQARLEAERWGWSAATRQLQGYYAAIIEGHRVPRAA; encoded by the coding sequence ATGCGCATTGCCCTCTTTACCGAAACTTTTCTACCCAAAATTGACGGCATTGTCACCCGTCTGAAACATACGGTTGATCATCTGCAACGCCTTGGTAATGAAGTGCTGGTCTTCTGCCCGGAGGGGGGGCTGACGGAATATAAAGGGGCCAAAATCTACGGGGTGCCGGGGATGCCCCTGCCCTGGTATCCAGAGCTAAAAATGGCGTTTCCGCGTCCCTCCCTAGGCCAAGCCCTAGCGGACTTTCAACCCGATATTGTCCATGTGGTGAATCCGGCGATTTTGGGATTGGGGGGGGTCTACTATGCCAAGGCGCTAAAGATACCACTGTTGGCGTCCTATCATACCCATTTGCCGAAGTACTTACACCATTACGGTTGGGGGATGCTGGAGGGGGTGCTGTGGGAACTCCTGCGGGCCTGCCATAACCAGGCTGAGCTGAATTTGTGTACCTCCAATGCCATGATTGCAGAGTTGCGATCGCACGGAATTGAACGGCTTGCTCTCTGGCAGCGAGGGGTGGATACGGAACTATTTCGGCCTGAATTAGCTAGTCGCGCCATGCGCGATCGCCTGAGTCAGGGCCATCCCGATGCGCCGTTGTTGCTCTATGTAGGTCGCTTGGGAGCCGAGAAGGAAATCGATCGTATTAAACCGATTTTGCAAGCGATTCCCGATGCTCGGTTAGCGCTAGTTGGCGATGGTCCCTACCGGGAAGAATTAAAGGCCCATTTTGCGGATACGCCCACCCATTTTGTTGGTTATTTAGTGGGTGAAGAATTGGGTTCGGCCTTTGCCTCTGCCGATGCGTTTATTTTCCCCTCGCGCACGGAAACCCTGGGGTTAGTCTTGTTGGAAGCCATGGCAGCGGGGTGCCCGGTGATTGCAGCAGCGGCAGGGGGAATTCTGGATATTGTCACGGATGGTGTGAATGGCTATCTGTTTGATCCTAATGATGAGCAAGGGGCAATTGTGGCGACCCAACGCTTACTGAACCAGGGAGCAGAACGGGAGATGCTGCGACGGCAGGCCCGTCTGGAGGCCGAACGCTGGGGCTGGAGTGCGGCTACCCGGCAATTGCAGGGATATTACGCAGCGATCATTGAGGGTCATCGGGTGCCCCGCGCTGCCTGA